Proteins encoded by one window of Candidatus Melainabacteria bacterium:
- a CDS encoding VWA domain-containing protein encodes MLNVRFMDPTVLWVWVPIVLVLGGAFAWYNLRTLEGARQLWGDHIFLKQFSPRNAAQTKSLWLQWLCFVVVLVIALAGPQVSTAPDMVPAGSTEVEFVYDVSPSMGAEDYRPFLPAPEGQSMPDKSFQYGTRLDAAKYYTTQLLVQLKDNAAGLTTLMGEGFNMWDITTDLSPKGAFNVMRQKFVQIKAAPGGGSDYTAGFKAALAQFDLMSEVHRRLGQPTDKERFIVLFTDGGFTGDPAELKKMLGELGKRRIHLLIVALGGNTPVTVPLYDETTKRRTGKYYEGTTKLEPQVLVQMQAAVPGAQLIYAPPGTVSIDYSFPQHAGDLHALPAHSNLRAWLLLGDILLLIFITTGGGGLPRWKLLLPKIRVSNLSLGNLLGRSASARTAIDSLNRKSDGRTN; translated from the coding sequence ATGCTCAACGTCCGTTTCATGGACCCCACCGTGCTCTGGGTGTGGGTTCCTATCGTGCTTGTGCTGGGCGGAGCTTTCGCCTGGTACAACCTGCGCACCCTGGAAGGGGCGCGCCAGCTCTGGGGCGACCACATCTTCCTCAAGCAGTTCTCGCCTCGCAACGCAGCCCAGACAAAGTCGCTCTGGCTGCAGTGGCTCTGCTTCGTGGTCGTTCTCGTCATCGCTCTGGCTGGACCTCAAGTCTCGACTGCACCAGATATGGTGCCAGCCGGGTCGACCGAGGTCGAGTTTGTCTACGACGTCTCTCCCTCGATGGGGGCGGAAGACTATCGTCCGTTCCTGCCGGCGCCCGAAGGGCAGTCGATGCCCGACAAGTCGTTTCAGTACGGCACGCGACTTGATGCCGCCAAGTACTACACGACGCAGCTTCTGGTTCAGCTCAAAGACAACGCGGCTGGACTGACGACCCTCATGGGCGAAGGCTTCAACATGTGGGACATCACAACCGATCTCAGTCCCAAAGGCGCCTTCAACGTCATGCGCCAGAAGTTCGTGCAGATAAAGGCCGCGCCTGGTGGCGGGTCTGACTACACGGCTGGTTTCAAGGCCGCTCTTGCCCAGTTCGACTTGATGAGTGAAGTGCACAGGCGGCTGGGTCAGCCCACCGACAAGGAGCGCTTCATCGTCCTCTTTACCGATGGCGGCTTCACAGGCGACCCGGCTGAGCTCAAGAAGATGCTCGGCGAGCTTGGCAAAAGGCGGATTCATCTGCTTATCGTCGCGCTCGGCGGCAACACGCCCGTGACTGTGCCTCTCTATGACGAGACGACGAAACGTCGCACCGGCAAGTACTATGAAGGCACCACCAAGCTCGAGCCGCAGGTGCTCGTGCAGATGCAGGCAGCCGTTCCCGGGGCGCAGCTCATCTACGCTCCGCCGGGCACGGTTAGCATCGACTACAGCTTCCCGCAGCATGCCGGTGACCTGCATGCTTTGCCGGCTCACTCGAACCTGCGTGCCTGGCTGCTTCTGGGCGACATTCTGTTGCTCATCTTCATCACTACAGGCGGTGGCGGACTGCCCCGCTGGAAGCTTTTGCTGCCCAAGATCCGCGTCTCGAATCTTAGCCTGGGCAACCTGCTTGGCAGGTCCGCCTCGGCTCGGACCGCGATCGATTCCCTTAACCGCAAGTCCGATGGTCGGACAAATTAG
- a CDS encoding VWA domain-containing protein, with protein MNITHYLGGAWTLVANAYHDYWTALLQPHLLHPGFGFLLPVLIYLALLWGNRQVTIRHSTLAPHKGLRSWSTLSLAAYASLILCVVHIDFAMMSPVVPQASVQHLKQTRNVCVANDFSGSMDAILNDGAKELAEDQQRAAKDPASLIIDSGTNDKLLAPAGATAVDPNKPMNRLQAAQMATRYFIRNRMTDDPSNTDRFCMMRFDDDLYLMAPLTDDKIVLTLRTAQIANTSGGTNFVVALQKAYEYFVQNTSDNSTRVLIMNTDGFDAIDPQKRADFIQRYKDAHIKFYVIGLGDGWKEGNQLDLQKFADELHAADPTSGIVFRASNPGQMKAAMEKINELEQAQEVYETLDLNRDVDYAFILGAIGFALLFFGCVTVAGRVP; from the coding sequence ATGAACATTACCCACTATCTGGGTGGTGCATGGACGCTGGTTGCAAACGCGTACCACGACTACTGGACTGCGCTTCTGCAACCGCACCTGCTTCACCCCGGCTTCGGTTTTCTTCTTCCTGTGCTGATTTACCTCGCACTTTTGTGGGGAAATCGCCAGGTGACGATTCGACACTCGACGCTCGCGCCGCACAAAGGCTTGCGCAGCTGGTCGACACTGTCGCTTGCGGCCTATGCGTCACTCATCCTCTGCGTCGTTCACATCGACTTCGCTATGATGAGTCCGGTCGTGCCTCAGGCCTCGGTGCAACATCTGAAGCAGACGCGCAACGTCTGCGTCGCCAACGATTTCTCGGGCTCGATGGACGCCATTCTCAACGACGGTGCCAAAGAACTCGCCGAAGATCAGCAACGGGCGGCGAAAGACCCGGCCTCGCTGATCATCGACAGCGGCACCAACGACAAGCTCCTGGCTCCAGCCGGCGCCACTGCCGTCGACCCCAATAAGCCGATGAACCGGCTGCAGGCGGCTCAGATGGCGACTCGCTACTTCATCCGTAACCGCATGACTGACGATCCGTCCAATACGGACCGTTTCTGCATGATGCGGTTCGACGATGACCTCTACCTGATGGCGCCTCTCACCGACGACAAGATCGTGCTCACTTTGCGCACCGCGCAGATAGCCAACACGAGCGGCGGCACCAACTTCGTCGTCGCTTTGCAGAAAGCCTACGAGTACTTCGTGCAGAACACGTCCGACAACTCGACGCGTGTGCTGATCATGAACACCGACGGCTTCGACGCCATCGACCCGCAAAAGCGAGCCGACTTCATCCAGCGCTACAAAGATGCGCACATCAAGTTCTACGTGATCGGACTGGGTGATGGATGGAAGGAAGGCAACCAGCTCGACTTGCAGAAGTTCGCAGACGAGCTGCACGCAGCCGACCCCACTTCAGGCATCGTCTTCAGAGCCAGCAACCCTGGTCAGATGAAGGCGGCGATGGAGAAGATCAACGAGCTCGAACAGGCTCAAGAAGTCTACGAGACTCTCGACCTCAACCGCGATGTCGACTACGCCTTCATCTTGGGCGCCATCGGCTTCGCACTCCTGTTCTTCGGCTGCGTCACCGTAGCCGGGCGGGTACCCTGA
- a CDS encoding response regulator transcription factor has product MAKILIVEDDEMLGLSVLTALESRKHVVELVSNGIDALEFLRNFDYEVVILDWGIPQLNGLEVLQKYRQKNGNAVILMLTGKSDIRDKEIGFETGADDYLTKPFDMRELIARVDGLLRRARTFKDDVLSFKGVELSIKTKNVLVDGVEVSLSAMEIAVLEYLMRRPDQYFTVDDLLSGVWQSASESSEHAVRQCISRLRSKLDRPGREAFIRTTKGLGYRIDSGRSIG; this is encoded by the coding sequence GTGGCCAAGATCCTCATAGTCGAAGACGACGAAATGCTGGGACTTTCTGTACTAACAGCTCTGGAATCGCGCAAGCATGTTGTCGAGTTGGTCAGCAATGGAATTGATGCCCTGGAGTTTTTGCGAAACTTTGACTATGAAGTCGTGATCCTGGATTGGGGCATACCCCAACTCAACGGACTGGAAGTTTTGCAGAAGTACAGGCAAAAAAACGGTAACGCCGTCATTTTGATGTTGACCGGAAAAAGCGATATCCGTGACAAGGAAATTGGATTTGAAACGGGTGCAGATGATTACCTCACTAAGCCATTCGACATGAGAGAGCTTATTGCCAGAGTCGATGGATTGCTGCGCAGAGCTCGTACTTTCAAAGATGATGTTCTGTCTTTCAAAGGCGTCGAACTCAGTATTAAAACTAAAAATGTTCTTGTAGACGGCGTTGAAGTCTCACTCAGCGCTATGGAAATAGCCGTTTTGGAATACTTGATGCGCAGACCGGATCAATATTTTACTGTCGATGACTTGCTCAGTGGTGTATGGCAGTCGGCTTCCGAGTCTTCAGAACATGCAGTCAGGCAGTGTATATCCAGGCTTCGTAGCAAGCTCGATAGACCCGGCCGCGAAGCCTTTATTCGCACCACTAAAGGTTTGGGTTATCGAATCGATTCGGGAAGATCGATTGGCTGA
- a CDS encoding MoxR family ATPase, giving the protein MTIMSNKDRAAELRAKCLAVTAEFDKYVVGMSYVGKLMISSAIQGGICHFLAEGVPGTAKTRSVEVISRLMRGKSTVIQFTSDMMPKDITGSAYFHKELDPATGQMVGSWKAAFGDMADSNWILGDEINRAATHTQSAMLSPMSEGRVKLPASSLSAEESTRYLPKVNVFMCTQNPIEQEGTNPLPEAQHDRFLYKVIYDYPSRKDELHLMRNPHLARREILDEIKPVITLDEILETRQYVRENMRVAEPFIEYAASVVRATRPGSPEFIDLYRKNPAIRPILDAVESGISPRANMSLQDACRVRAFLFGKDEDGVSSRDFVMPEDLKAIAHSVFRHRIRMKDEAALRVVKGGKPDDNMWEINPYPTDGSITREQVVERLNKPGKNPITVDHFIDAILTHLDHTTDWSAYQG; this is encoded by the coding sequence ATGACTATCATGTCTAACAAAGATCGTGCCGCGGAACTCCGCGCCAAGTGCCTCGCCGTCACCGCCGAGTTCGACAAGTACGTGGTCGGCATGTCCTATGTGGGCAAGCTCATGATCTCGTCGGCGATTCAGGGCGGCATCTGCCACTTCCTCGCCGAAGGCGTGCCCGGCACTGCCAAGACGCGCTCGGTGGAAGTGATTTCGCGCCTGATGCGCGGCAAGTCCACCGTCATTCAGTTCACCTCCGATATGATGCCGAAGGACATCACCGGCAGTGCCTACTTCCACAAGGAGCTCGACCCGGCAACGGGACAGATGGTCGGCTCCTGGAAGGCGGCCTTCGGCGACATGGCCGATTCCAACTGGATTCTCGGCGACGAGATCAACCGGGCCGCCACGCACACCCAGTCGGCGATGCTCTCGCCGATGTCGGAAGGGCGCGTCAAGCTGCCCGCCTCCAGCCTCAGCGCCGAAGAGTCGACCCGCTACCTGCCCAAGGTCAACGTCTTCATGTGCACGCAGAATCCGATCGAGCAGGAGGGCACCAACCCGTTGCCGGAAGCGCAGCATGACCGGTTCCTCTACAAGGTCATCTACGACTATCCGTCGCGCAAGGACGAGCTGCACCTGATGCGCAACCCGCATCTGGCTCGGCGCGAGATTCTCGACGAGATCAAGCCCGTGATCACGCTCGACGAGATTCTCGAGACGCGGCAGTATGTGCGCGAGAACATGCGCGTCGCCGAACCGTTCATCGAGTACGCGGCGTCGGTGGTGCGGGCCACCCGCCCCGGCTCACCCGAGTTCATCGACCTCTATCGCAAGAATCCGGCCATCCGCCCGATTCTCGATGCAGTCGAGTCGGGCATCTCGCCCCGCGCCAACATGTCCCTGCAGGACGCCTGCCGGGTGCGCGCTTTCCTCTTCGGCAAAGACGAAGACGGCGTCTCGTCGCGTGACTTCGTCATGCCCGAAGACCTCAAGGCGATTGCTCACTCCGTCTTCCGTCATCGCATCCGCATGAAGGACGAGGCGGCTCTGCGTGTGGTCAAGGGCGGCAAGCCCGACGACAACATGTGGGAGATCAACCCCTACCCGACCGACGGTTCGATCACCCGTGAGCAGGTGGTCGAGCGCCTCAACAAGCCGGGCAAGAATCCGATCACCGTCGACCACTTCATCGACGCGATTCTGA
- a CDS encoding PAS domain S-box protein, with protein MNSPFSANLSLSQKSFLLVGIPLAFEVLFVSLLCGTQSQLEKLYKTELKEKTLAVAINKAESTLLRAGSFAMMEKVISMRKIHQVNEDKDIWQVVAPQLRKERRFWTHQRAAGMSDAVAQWKNVLALVDDENVVKPDVETLTRLITDLGADFETLEYRRGSVLEQQFLVVKIYKKLAGLMPIADRIIDQQDQVQARDAEKQQQLRELLDYIVWTGVILNIILVTGLAIYFNKSTLSRLDSLMKNLSRLSEGITLLPEVSGRDEIARLDHSFHDMARQLSEAHRRETAIISHSADVIFSVNLDLQFNFVSRASEKLWGYTPDDLVGKSIDQILPAAERESARSQLLSLSDEVSVNSMERLIVRNDGTTLFTLWSTIRVESEETIFCIAHDISDRKKVEQMRTEFMTMVTHDIRTPLSSLTIMFELLTEGVLGELNDRGKNLSEKGLQSTERLIRLISDLLDMERIDSGMLTIELQPISISTLFARALDSVQSSAEKKSIDLKLECSGDTLINVDADRIVQVLVNLIGNSLKFAPSNSAITLGVLESDTTFEFFVSDQGRGIPKEKCLSLFDRYSQVERSDAVVQGGSGLGLAICKSLVAAHGGTIGVESELGVGSRFWFQLPREISSV; from the coding sequence TTGAACAGTCCTTTCTCTGCTAATTTGTCGCTTTCGCAAAAGTCTTTCTTGCTGGTTGGCATACCTCTGGCATTCGAGGTCCTCTTCGTTTCTCTGCTGTGTGGTACACAGAGTCAACTGGAAAAGCTGTACAAAACTGAGTTGAAAGAGAAGACTCTAGCCGTAGCGATTAACAAAGCCGAAAGTACATTGCTGCGAGCTGGCAGCTTCGCCATGATGGAGAAGGTAATCTCCATGAGAAAAATACATCAAGTCAATGAGGATAAGGACATCTGGCAAGTGGTGGCACCACAGTTGCGAAAAGAACGTCGCTTTTGGACTCATCAGAGAGCGGCCGGCATGTCCGACGCGGTTGCGCAATGGAAGAACGTCCTCGCTCTCGTTGACGACGAAAATGTGGTTAAACCCGATGTCGAAACTCTGACTCGTCTCATTACTGATCTCGGTGCTGATTTTGAAACTCTGGAGTACCGGAGGGGCTCGGTCCTTGAACAGCAGTTTCTTGTCGTCAAGATTTATAAAAAACTGGCAGGATTGATGCCTATCGCAGACCGAATTATTGATCAGCAAGATCAGGTGCAGGCCAGAGATGCAGAGAAGCAACAACAGTTGCGCGAGCTGTTGGACTATATTGTATGGACGGGCGTGATCCTGAACATTATTCTCGTCACCGGTTTAGCTATCTATTTCAATAAGTCCACTCTGAGCCGGTTGGATAGCTTGATGAAAAATTTGAGCAGATTGTCTGAAGGCATCACTCTCCTTCCTGAAGTCTCCGGGCGAGATGAAATTGCCCGCCTTGATCATTCCTTTCATGATATGGCGCGTCAACTGAGTGAAGCACATCGCCGTGAGACTGCCATTATTAGCCATTCTGCCGATGTCATTTTTTCTGTCAATCTGGATTTGCAATTTAACTTCGTTAGCAGGGCTTCCGAGAAACTCTGGGGATACACTCCCGACGATTTGGTTGGCAAGAGTATTGATCAAATTCTCCCTGCGGCCGAGCGCGAATCTGCTCGCTCTCAGCTTCTTTCATTATCTGATGAAGTCTCCGTCAATTCGATGGAACGTCTCATTGTTCGCAATGATGGAACCACTCTGTTTACGCTATGGTCGACTATTCGTGTCGAGTCGGAGGAGACTATCTTTTGTATCGCACACGATATCAGCGATCGCAAGAAAGTCGAGCAGATGCGTACTGAGTTTATGACCATGGTTACGCATGACATTCGCACTCCCCTATCATCTCTGACGATTATGTTTGAACTTTTGACTGAGGGTGTCTTGGGTGAATTGAATGATCGTGGCAAGAATCTCAGCGAAAAAGGGCTGCAGTCAACAGAGCGATTGATCCGTCTGATCAGCGATTTGCTCGATATGGAGCGCATTGATTCCGGTATGCTCACCATTGAGTTGCAGCCAATCAGCATAAGCACGCTGTTTGCACGCGCCCTTGACTCAGTACAATCCAGCGCCGAAAAGAAATCGATTGATCTGAAGTTGGAGTGTTCCGGCGATACTCTCATCAATGTCGATGCTGACAGAATCGTACAGGTGCTCGTGAATTTGATCGGCAATAGTCTCAAATTTGCCCCGTCCAATAGTGCCATCACTTTGGGCGTACTAGAATCAGATACTACATTCGAATTTTTTGTTTCGGATCAGGGACGTGGCATTCCCAAAGAAAAGTGTCTTTCTCTGTTTGACCGTTACAGTCAAGTTGAGCGTTCTGACGCAGTCGTTCAAGGTGGCTCCGGGCTCGGACTGGCGATCTGTAAATCTCTGGTGGCAGCTCATGGTGGCACCATTGGTGTGGAAAGTGAGTTGGGCGTGGGTAGCCGCTTCTGGTTTCAATTGCCCAGAGAAATTTCTTCGGTTTGA
- a CDS encoding acyl-CoA dehydrogenase — protein sequence MTISSKWHGVDLTDDQLTLLDWLREFCENEIRPNAARYDKSQATPWEIIHKAAAAGIYSLEFFGQLFFGDPTGKTAALAIEELFFADPGIALALFGTGLPAAAIMANGTDEQKMKWLPLCFADSKGKPALAAFCSSESGAGSDVSGMRTRAVYNARKKTWTVNGTKDWITNGAIANEDGEITGVHVVVAVVDPKLGARGQASFIVPPGTKGLSQGTKHHKLGFRASHTAEVVFDNVEVPADCLLGGKEALDARLAKVRAGQKSGGQAAMATFEGTRWMVAAMGVGLARAAFEYAVQYATEREAFGKPIAEHQQVAQMIAELDVNIDAARLLVMDAASKYLTTGKLSRAEGSKAKLFATELAVKATRYAVQILGGAGYVEDHPVERWFRDAPLLTIFEGTSQIQNLMIASTATGLRIR from the coding sequence ATGACGATCTCATCCAAGTGGCACGGTGTCGACCTGACCGACGATCAGCTCACCCTGCTCGACTGGCTGCGAGAGTTCTGCGAGAACGAGATTCGCCCCAACGCCGCCCGCTACGACAAGTCGCAGGCGACGCCCTGGGAGATCATCCACAAGGCAGCGGCAGCCGGCATCTACTCGCTCGAGTTCTTCGGGCAGCTCTTCTTCGGCGACCCGACGGGCAAGACGGCGGCGCTGGCCATCGAGGAGCTCTTCTTCGCCGACCCGGGCATCGCGCTGGCGCTCTTCGGCACGGGGCTTCCGGCGGCGGCGATCATGGCCAACGGCACCGACGAGCAGAAGATGAAGTGGCTGCCGCTGTGCTTCGCCGACAGCAAGGGCAAGCCGGCTCTGGCAGCGTTCTGCTCATCGGAGTCGGGAGCCGGTTCGGACGTGAGCGGCATGCGCACGCGAGCCGTCTACAACGCCAGGAAGAAGACCTGGACGGTGAACGGCACGAAGGACTGGATCACCAACGGTGCCATCGCCAACGAGGACGGCGAGATCACGGGCGTGCACGTGGTCGTAGCGGTGGTCGACCCCAAGCTGGGGGCGCGCGGTCAGGCCAGCTTCATCGTGCCGCCCGGCACGAAGGGGCTGTCGCAGGGCACCAAGCACCACAAGCTCGGCTTCCGTGCTTCGCACACGGCTGAGGTCGTCTTCGACAACGTCGAGGTGCCGGCCGACTGCCTGCTGGGAGGCAAGGAGGCGCTGGACGCGCGACTGGCCAAGGTGCGCGCCGGGCAGAAGTCGGGCGGGCAGGCGGCCATGGCCACCTTCGAGGGCACCCGCTGGATGGTGGCTGCGATGGGCGTCGGTCTGGCCCGGGCGGCGTTCGAGTACGCAGTGCAGTACGCCACCGAGCGTGAGGCGTTCGGCAAGCCGATCGCCGAGCACCAGCAGGTGGCGCAGATGATCGCCGAGCTCGACGTCAACATCGATGCGGCGCGGCTGCTCGTCATGGACGCGGCGAGCAAGTACCTGACCACGGGCAAGCTCTCCCGTGCCGAGGGTTCCAAGGCGAAGCTCTTCGCCACGGAGCTCGCGGTCAAGGCGACACGCTACGCCGTGCAGATTCTCGGCGGCGCCGGCTACGTGGAGGACCACCCCGTCGAGCGCTGGTTCCGAGACGCGCCTCTGCTGACGATCTTCGAGGGCACCTCGCAGATCCAGAACCTGATGATCGCCAGCACCGCGACGGGGCTGCGCATCCGCTGA